One genomic window of Alphaproteobacteria bacterium includes the following:
- a CDS encoding NTP transferase domain-containing protein: MNPFIPHTAMVLAAGIGTRMRPLTLATPKPLLRAGPRTMLDRAIDKLKAVGVVRVVVNISYLADQIEAHLAARHDIKIVLSREATPLETGGGIKHALAWLGEEPVFVVNADLPWEDPREDRDAAALEKLVQAWDPAAMDVLLLVKEREKARGFGTKGDFALFEDGRLARAGLPQPLPYVFISAMIVKPELYRTVQDKAFSNNVIFDAAETAGRLYGVVHEGGCYHIGTPEDLAEANRLLESGEGWLFP, encoded by the coding sequence ATGAACCCGTTCATCCCCCATACCGCGATGGTCCTGGCCGCAGGCATCGGGACGCGCATGCGCCCGCTGACATTGGCGACCCCGAAGCCGCTTTTGCGCGCCGGGCCGCGCACCATGCTCGATCGCGCAATCGATAAGCTGAAGGCGGTCGGCGTCGTGCGGGTGGTTGTGAATATCAGCTATCTGGCCGACCAGATCGAAGCGCATCTTGCCGCCCGGCACGACATCAAGATCGTTTTATCACGCGAAGCGACGCCGCTTGAAACCGGCGGCGGGATCAAGCATGCGCTCGCGTGGCTGGGGGAAGAGCCGGTGTTCGTGGTCAATGCCGATTTGCCGTGGGAAGACCCGCGTGAGGACCGCGACGCTGCCGCGCTTGAAAAGCTTGTGCAAGCATGGGATCCGGCGGCGATGGACGTGCTTTTGCTGGTCAAGGAACGGGAAAAGGCGCGCGGGTTCGGCACAAAAGGTGATTTCGCGCTTTTCGAAGATGGCAGGCTCGCGCGCGCCGGGCTGCCGCAGCCGCTACCTTATGTTTTTATATCGGCCATGATCGTAAAGCCCGAACTGTACCGCACCGTGCAGGACAAGGCTTTTTCCAATAACGTTATCTTCGATGCCGCTGAAACCGCCGGGCGGCTTTATGGTGTCGTGCATGAAGGGGGCTGTTACCATATTGGCACGCCCGAAGACCTTGCGGAAGCAAACCGTCTGCTGGAAAGCGGGGAAGGCTGGCTGTTTCCATGA
- a CDS encoding PTS fructose transporter subunit IIA — translation MIGIVLITHGKLGTEMLAALEHVVGPQKQAMAINIGPQDDVEKRRADLLAAVAAVDRGKGVVLLTDMFGGTPSNLAISILGKAKVEVIAGVNLPMLIKLASVRESKALADAVQEAQEAGRKYINVASALLQAS, via the coding sequence ATGATCGGCATTGTACTTATCACCCACGGCAAGCTCGGCACCGAAATGCTTGCGGCGCTTGAACACGTCGTCGGCCCGCAGAAACAGGCGATGGCCATCAATATCGGCCCGCAGGACGATGTGGAAAAGCGCCGCGCCGATTTGCTGGCGGCGGTGGCGGCGGTGGACCGCGGCAAGGGCGTTGTGCTGCTGACCGATATGTTTGGCGGTACGCCAAGCAACCTCGCTATCTCGATCCTCGGCAAGGCGAAGGTTGAGGTGATCGCGGGCGTCAATTTGCCCATGCTGATCAAGCTTGCTTCGGTGCGTGAAAGCAAGGCGCTGGCCGATGCGGTGCAGGAAGCGCAGGAGGCCGGGCGCAAATACATCAACGTCGCCTCCGCCCTGCTGCAGGCTTCATAA
- the rapZ gene encoding RNase adapter RapZ, with translation MTTAAENDNNHDETGGRRRVVIVTGMSGAGMSTALKALEDLGYEAVDNLRLGLIGALVKQTARSHMPLAVGVDTRNPDFSVAALLTGYQQLQADGALDAKLVFLECSDEALQQRFTETRRRHPLAIDRPVSDGIRQEREMLWQVRDEADHVLDTSLLSIHELRRLIVGHYRLDAASGLSLFITSFAYRRGLPREADLVFDVRFLNNPHWQPHLRQMTGLDADVAEYIAQDPDYAKFLSGLGDWLITLLPRYAQEGKSYLTLAVGCTGGRHRSVLVAEQLGTIIAAQGYIVGIGHRDLDRRGKD, from the coding sequence ATGACCACGGCCGCCGAGAACGACAACAACCATGACGAAACCGGCGGACGCCGCAGGGTCGTGATCGTGACCGGCATGTCGGGCGCGGGTATGTCCACCGCGCTCAAGGCGCTCGAGGATCTGGGTTATGAGGCGGTGGATAACCTGCGTCTTGGTTTGATCGGCGCCTTGGTCAAGCAAACCGCGCGCAGCCACATGCCGCTCGCGGTCGGTGTCGATACGCGCAATCCGGATTTTTCCGTGGCCGCGCTGCTGACCGGCTACCAGCAATTGCAGGCGGACGGCGCGCTGGACGCGAAACTTGTATTTCTTGAATGTTCGGACGAAGCCCTGCAACAGCGTTTCACCGAAACGCGCCGCCGCCACCCGCTGGCGATTGACCGGCCCGTAAGCGACGGCATCAGGCAGGAACGCGAGATGCTTTGGCAGGTGCGCGATGAAGCCGACCATGTGCTCGATACCTCGTTGCTTTCGATCCACGAGTTGCGGAGGCTGATTGTCGGCCATTACCGGCTCGATGCGGCTTCCGGGCTTTCCCTGTTCATCACATCCTTCGCGTATCGCCGCGGATTGCCGCGCGAAGCCGACCTCGTGTTCGATGTGCGTTTTCTCAACAATCCGCACTGGCAACCGCATCTGCGCCAGATGACCGGGCTTGATGCCGATGTGGCCGAGTATATCGCGCAGGACCCGGATTACGCGAAATTCCTGTCCGGCCTCGGTGATTGGCTGATCACACTGCTGCCACGCTATGCGCAGGAGGGAAAAAGCTATCTTACCCTCGCTGTCGGCTGCACCGGCGGGCGGCATCGTTCGGTATTGGTCGCCGAGCAATTGGGTACTATAATAGCGGCGCAGGGCTATATTGTCGGTATTGGTCACCGCGATCTTGACCGGCGGGGCAAGGACTAG
- a CDS encoding tetratricopeptide repeat protein — MAANWLRGSGALLLLALAVMAVYADVYDNAFLLDDEFLILKNAFLRNWDSLGDIFTTSSTAGFGGTDNFYRPLQITLYLLVYQFAGASEPAFHFLNIMLHAANACLLLVLARGLGFNPVAAFLAALLWAVHPVHTEAVTYMSATADVLYAFFCLLGAAVLAHGPARRAMLPACVCFIAGLLAKETAIIFPLLAISVVSFRHEGAGRARALLATWPLWLIAAIYIALRFTLLDFDGMDFYKTPNHYSEDMAVRVWTFLATLPAYLQMLFWPAGLHMEREFPVFASAAAGPVLGGAAIMLLASALFVRGAFGKAGRGARSLGWGIFWAGAAYAPCTGILLPVNALVLEHWLYLPAAGLAIGAGEAVAVTLGRWRRAQSFAVIAALAVAATLGICTYRQNTVWRDAVTFYSHILRHESGVARVYNNLGMAYEERGDYARAVEQYRKAIALYDVYPQTHHNLALALLRGPGARAHLAEAIAELQRAIEMDPGFFHAYGALADAYAAMGDAEQAEFYRSRFKALMQEKRLQAYPRAQP; from the coding sequence GTGGCCGCGAACTGGCTCCGCGGCTCCGGTGCTTTGTTGCTGCTGGCGCTGGCCGTTATGGCTGTTTACGCCGATGTTTATGACAACGCCTTTCTGCTTGATGACGAATTTTTGATCCTCAAGAACGCCTTTTTGCGCAATTGGGACTCGCTTGGCGATATTTTCACGACATCCAGCACGGCCGGGTTCGGCGGTACCGATAATTTTTACAGGCCACTGCAAATAACGCTCTATCTGCTGGTTTATCAATTCGCGGGCGCGTCGGAACCGGCCTTTCATTTCCTGAATATTATGCTGCATGCGGCCAACGCCTGCTTGCTGCTTGTGCTCGCGCGCGGGCTCGGGTTCAACCCGGTCGCGGCGTTTCTGGCCGCGCTGCTGTGGGCGGTGCACCCGGTGCATACCGAGGCGGTGACGTATATGAGCGCGACCGCCGACGTGCTGTACGCATTTTTCTGTTTGCTGGGCGCGGCGGTGTTGGCGCATGGCCCGGCGCGGCGCGCCATGCTTCCGGCTTGCGTCTGCTTTATCGCCGGGCTGCTCGCCAAGGAAACCGCGATTATTTTCCCGTTGCTTGCGATCAGCGTTGTGAGCTTCAGGCATGAAGGCGCGGGCCGTGCCAGGGCGCTGCTTGCAACCTGGCCGCTTTGGCTCATTGCCGCCATCTATATTGCGCTGCGTTTTACCTTGCTTGATTTTGATGGAATGGATTTCTACAAAACTCCGAACCACTATAGCGAAGACATGGCTGTGCGAGTCTGGACTTTCCTCGCGACCCTGCCTGCCTATTTGCAAATGCTGTTCTGGCCCGCGGGGCTGCATATGGAGCGCGAATTCCCGGTCTTTGCCAGCGCAGCGGCCGGGCCGGTGCTTGGCGGCGCGGCGATCATGCTGCTTGCGTCCGCATTGTTCGTGCGCGGTGCTTTCGGCAAGGCCGGGCGCGGTGCGCGCTCGCTCGGTTGGGGAATATTCTGGGCGGGCGCTGCTTACGCGCCGTGCACGGGTATTCTGTTGCCGGTCAATGCGCTTGTGCTCGAACATTGGCTTTACCTGCCCGCTGCGGGGCTTGCGATTGGCGCGGGGGAGGCGGTTGCCGTTACGCTTGGCCGTTGGCGGCGTGCGCAGAGCTTTGCCGTTATAGCCGCGCTTGCGGTTGCCGCAACGCTTGGTATTTGCACCTATCGGCAAAATACGGTCTGGCGCGATGCCGTGACTTTCTACAGCCACATCCTGCGCCATGAAAGCGGCGTGGCGCGCGTTTATAACAATCTCGGCATGGCCTATGAAGAACGCGGCGATTACGCCCGCGCGGTCGAACAATACCGCAAGGCCATCGCCTTGTATGATGTCTATCCGCAAACGCACCATAATCTTGCGCTCGCGTTGCTGCGCGGCCCGGGTGCCCGCGCCCATCTGGCGGAAGCGATTGCCGAATTGCAGCGGGCGATCGAGATGGACCCGGGCTTCTTTCATGCCTATGGCGCGCTGGCGGATGCCTATGCGGCTATGGGCGATGCTGAACAGGCAGAGTTTTATCGCAGCCGTTTCAAGGCCTTGATGCAGGAAAAGCGCCTGCAGGCCTACCCGCGCGCGCAGCCCTAA
- a CDS encoding phosphotransferase gives MSEAAAGNEALEVFLRENGWAVAAAEPFAADWSQRRYTRLRREDAQTHSAILMQAAPDKHFMMFVRIAALLRRIGASAPRIYAADSLRGFMLLEDFGEQNFGRMIDAGADARALLLRATDALIELHKAFVPAGAQGIDLPVYDAQRFIELLQPFLDNLAPALSGGAREDFSAIWRVLLALPAALPQTLMLRDFMADNLMDLPGREGRLSVGLLDFELAGIGPAAYDLASLTEQVRRDIPEDVREAVLARYLQAFPGLDGAQLADACAILSLQRHMRILGMLGAPDMPQTSPRKAFVPRIRTFMKTRLARSALSPLKGWVAANFPEF, from the coding sequence ATGAGCGAAGCCGCAGCGGGCAATGAAGCGCTTGAGGTGTTTTTACGTGAAAACGGATGGGCCGTGGCCGCGGCTGAGCCCTTTGCGGCCGATTGGTCGCAGCGCCGCTATACGCGGCTACGCCGGGAAGATGCGCAAACGCATTCCGCAATTCTGATGCAGGCCGCGCCCGACAAACATTTCATGATGTTTGTGCGCATCGCCGCGCTTTTGCGCCGGATCGGCGCTTCGGCGCCGCGCATTTACGCCGCCGACAGCCTGCGCGGCTTTATGTTGCTTGAAGATTTCGGCGAACAGAATTTCGGCCGCATGATCGATGCGGGTGCGGATGCGCGCGCCCTTCTTTTGCGCGCAACCGATGCGCTGATCGAATTGCACAAAGCCTTTGTGCCCGCCGGCGCGCAGGGTATCGATTTACCCGTCTATGATGCGCAACGTTTTATAGAACTTCTGCAACCCTTCCTCGATAACCTTGCGCCAGCATTATCCGGCGGCGCGCGGGAAGATTTCTCGGCCATTTGGCGCGTGCTGCTGGCGCTGCCCGCGGCGCTGCCGCAAACGCTGATGCTGCGCGATTTCATGGCCGATAATCTGATGGACCTCCCGGGCCGCGAAGGCCGGCTTTCTGTCGGGTTGCTGGATTTTGAACTGGCCGGCATCGGCCCCGCCGCCTACGATCTTGCTTCGCTGACCGAACAGGTGCGCCGCGATATCCCCGAAGATGTGCGCGAAGCCGTTCTGGCGCGTTATCTGCAAGCCTTTCCCGGCCTGGACGGCGCACAACTGGCCGATGCCTGCGCCATTTTGTCCCTGCAGCGGCATATGCGCATTCTCGGCATGCTGGGCGCGCCCGATATGCCGCAAACATCGCCCCGCAAGGCTTTTGTGCCGCGCATAAGGACATTCATGAAAACGCGGCTGGCGCGGTCCGCGCTAAGCCCGCTTAAAGGCTGGGTTGCGGCGAATTTTCCTGAATTCTGA
- a CDS encoding HPr family phosphocarrier protein, which yields MDEAQHSGGSLCEMVLVSNQRGLHARAAAKFVKLAGGFKATIEVTKGDVRVSGCSIMGLMMLAAARGTTLKVCAEGAEAQQAITALVDLVKRKFDEE from the coding sequence ATGGACGAAGCGCAGCATTCCGGCGGCAGCCTTTGCGAAATGGTGCTCGTTTCCAACCAGCGCGGCTTGCATGCGCGCGCGGCGGCGAAGTTCGTCAAGCTCGCGGGCGGCTTCAAGGCGACGATCGAGGTCACCAAGGGCGATGTGCGGGTTTCCGGCTGTTCGATCATGGGGTTGATGATGCTGGCGGCGGCGCGCGGTACCACGCTCAAGGTTTGCGCCGAAGGCGCGGAAGCGCAGCAGGCGATCACGGCGCTGGTCGATCTGGTCAAACGCAAGTTCGATGAAGAATGA
- a CDS encoding adenosylhomocysteinase translates to MTAATAQKTAPANQDCKVRDMSLAAWGRKEIDIAETEMPGLMAVREEYGSKQPLKGARITGCLHMTIQTAVLIETLTHLGAEVRWSSCNIFSTQDHAAAAIAAAGIPVFAWKGMTEEEYWWCIEQTITGPGDWKPNLLLDDGGDLTKHMHEKYPAMLKDVRGVSEETTTGVHRLLEMAARGKLLIPAFNVNDSVTKSKFDNLYGCRESLVDGIRRATDVMLAGKIACVAGYGDVGKGSAASLRSAGARVMVTEVDPINALQAAMEGYQIVTMEDAAPQADIFVTATGNADIITLDHMRAMKDRAIVCNIGHFDNEIQIEQLSNMKWDEIKPQVDEVTFPDGKRLIVLAKGRLVNLGCAMGHPSFVMSASFTNQTLAQIELWQNPGQYEKKVYVLPKKLDEKVARLHLDKLGAKLTKLSAKQAEYIGVDVAGPYKPDTYRY, encoded by the coding sequence ATGACCGCCGCCACCGCCCAGAAAACCGCCCCCGCCAACCAGGATTGCAAGGTGCGCGACATGTCGCTCGCCGCATGGGGGCGCAAGGAAATCGATATCGCCGAAACCGAAATGCCGGGCCTGATGGCGGTGCGCGAAGAATACGGCAGCAAGCAGCCGCTCAAGGGTGCGCGCATCACTGGCTGCCTGCATATGACGATCCAGACCGCCGTGCTGATCGAAACGCTGACGCATCTGGGCGCGGAAGTGCGCTGGTCTTCATGCAACATCTTTTCGACGCAGGACCATGCCGCCGCCGCCATCGCCGCAGCAGGCATTCCCGTGTTCGCCTGGAAAGGCATGACCGAGGAAGAATACTGGTGGTGCATCGAACAGACCATCACCGGCCCCGGCGACTGGAAGCCCAACTTGCTGCTGGATGACGGCGGCGATCTGACCAAGCATATGCACGAAAAATACCCCGCGATGCTGAAGGATGTGCGCGGTGTTTCGGAAGAAACCACGACCGGCGTGCACCGCCTGCTTGAAATGGCGGCGCGCGGCAAGCTGCTGATCCCCGCCTTCAACGTGAACGACAGCGTGACGAAATCGAAGTTCGACAACCTGTATGGTTGCCGCGAAAGCCTGGTTGACGGCATCCGCCGCGCCACCGACGTGATGCTGGCCGGCAAGATCGCTTGCGTCGCCGGTTACGGCGATGTGGGTAAGGGTTCGGCCGCCAGCCTGCGCAGCGCCGGCGCCCGCGTTATGGTGACCGAAGTTGACCCCATCAACGCGTTGCAGGCGGCGATGGAAGGCTACCAGATCGTGACGATGGAAGATGCCGCGCCGCAGGCCGACATTTTCGTGACCGCCACCGGCAATGCCGACATTATCACGCTCGATCACATGCGGGCGATGAAGGATCGCGCAATCGTTTGCAACATCGGCCACTTCGATAACGAGATCCAGATCGAACAGCTGAGCAACATGAAGTGGGACGAAATCAAGCCGCAGGTGGACGAAGTGACGTTCCCCGACGGCAAGCGCCTGATCGTGCTGGCCAAGGGCCGGCTTGTGAACCTCGGTTGCGCCATGGGCCACCCCAGCTTTGTGATGAGCGCTTCGTTCACGAACCAGACGCTGGCGCAAATTGAGCTGTGGCAGAACCCGGGCCAGTACGAAAAGAAGGTTTATGTGCTGCCCAAGAAGCTGGATGAAAAGGTCGCGCGCCTGCATCTCGACAAGCTGGGCGCGAAGCTGACGAAGCTTTCGGCCAAGCAGGCCGAATATATCGGCGTTGACGTCGCAGGCCCGTACAAGCCGGATACGTACAGGTATTGA
- the ptsP gene encoding phosphoenolpyruvate--protein phosphotransferase: MMTKAGGEKTLTGIGVAAGIAIGPAYVIEMRGLQVPEYSVPAGQTDEEVMRFQAAMEKSRRQIAKLKNKASSLPANAAEEVGILLEAHLAMLTGSRLVRGVEQSIKQDKINAEAAIQRQIGIISEGFRAMDDAYLAARVTDIQEVGSRLIRNLLEQKYNPFDNIPDGSIIITEEITPADTALMDPTHVSGFAAVLGGAEGHAAIMARALGLPAVLGVAALLQGVSTGDIVVIDGRRGEVVVRPTAATLKQARQQLAKRNREQEKLKSLRKLPAETQDGTVIGMHANLELPREIDNALAAGAQGIGLLRTEFMFMNRPDLPDEDEQYETLKKMLGKLDGRMLTVRTLDVGGEKLATALGDSIGISANPALGLRAIRLGLKQPQLLDTQLAAALRAAAHGPLRILVPMVSTVQQMLQVKEHMLQVAKKLQRRGVKLPEKLPLVGAMIEIPGAALAADALAQVSDFFAIGSNDLTQYTLAIDRGDEQVADLYNPLHPAVLRLIHFTTTAALRARIPVSLCGEMAGDQRYVPLLMGLGLRELSMAPSRIAEVKRTIRGLSLTEASGFAGMIMAKADEQEIRHLVEQGGMFTPTGWQLKKNTKQAG, from the coding sequence ATGATGACAAAAGCGGGCGGTGAAAAAACCCTGACGGGCATCGGCGTTGCCGCGGGCATCGCTATCGGCCCCGCCTATGTGATCGAAATGCGCGGCCTGCAGGTGCCCGAATATTCGGTGCCCGCGGGGCAGACCGATGAAGAGGTCATGCGCTTTCAGGCGGCGATGGAAAAATCGCGCCGCCAGATCGCCAAGCTCAAGAATAAAGCCTCCAGCCTGCCTGCCAACGCGGCGGAGGAAGTGGGCATTCTGCTCGAGGCCCATTTGGCGATGCTGACGGGCTCCCGGCTTGTACGCGGCGTGGAACAAAGCATCAAGCAGGACAAAATCAATGCCGAGGCGGCGATCCAGCGGCAAATCGGCATTATCAGCGAAGGCTTCCGCGCGATGGACGATGCCTATCTGGCGGCGCGCGTGACCGATATCCAGGAAGTGGGCTCGCGCCTGATCCGCAACTTGCTCGAACAGAAATACAATCCGTTCGATAACATCCCCGATGGCAGCATCATCATCACCGAGGAAATCACGCCTGCCGATACCGCGCTGATGGACCCGACGCATGTAAGCGGCTTTGCCGCCGTGCTCGGCGGCGCCGAAGGGCACGCCGCGATCATGGCGCGCGCGCTCGGGTTGCCCGCCGTGCTGGGCGTGGCCGCGCTTTTACAAGGTGTATCGACCGGCGACATTGTCGTGATCGACGGGCGGCGCGGTGAAGTCGTGGTGCGCCCGACCGCCGCGACGTTGAAGCAGGCACGGCAGCAGCTCGCGAAACGCAATCGCGAACAGGAAAAATTGAAGAGCTTGCGCAAGCTTCCGGCCGAAACGCAGGACGGCACCGTGATCGGCATGCACGCCAATCTTGAATTGCCGCGCGAGATTGATAATGCGCTTGCGGCCGGCGCGCAGGGCATCGGCCTGCTGCGGACAGAATTCATGTTCATGAACCGGCCCGATTTACCGGACGAAGACGAACAGTATGAAACGCTGAAGAAAATGCTCGGCAAGCTGGACGGCAGAATGCTGACCGTTCGCACGCTCGATGTCGGCGGCGAAAAGCTTGCGACCGCGCTGGGCGACAGCATAGGCATCAGCGCCAACCCGGCGCTGGGGCTGCGCGCCATACGGCTCGGCCTCAAGCAGCCGCAATTGCTTGATACCCAGCTTGCGGCCGCGCTGCGCGCTGCGGCGCATGGGCCGTTGCGCATCCTTGTGCCCATGGTTTCGACCGTGCAGCAGATGCTGCAGGTCAAGGAACATATGCTGCAGGTGGCAAAGAAACTGCAGCGCCGCGGCGTCAAATTGCCGGAGAAATTGCCGCTTGTAGGCGCGATGATCGAAATTCCCGGCGCGGCGCTGGCGGCGGACGCGCTGGCGCAGGTGAGCGACTTTTTCGCGATCGGCTCCAACGATCTTACGCAATATACGCTGGCGATCGACCGCGGCGACGAACAGGTGGCGGATTTATACAACCCGCTGCACCCCGCTGTGCTGCGCTTAATCCATTTTACCACCACGGCGGCATTGCGCGCGCGCATACCGGTTTCGCTGTGCGGCGAAATGGCGGGCGACCAGCGTTACGTGCCGCTGCTGATGGGGCTTGGTTTGCGCGAACTTTCGATGGCGCCTTCGCGCATCGCCGAGGTCAAGCGCACCATTCGCGGTCTCAGCCTGACGGAAGCGAGCGGCTTTGCCGGTATGATCATGGCCAAGGCCGATGAACAGGAAATCAGGCACCTGGTCGAACAGGGCGGCATGTTCACGCCGACAGGTTGGCAGCTCAAGAAAAACACCAAGCAGGCGGGCTAA
- a CDS encoding PAS domain-containing protein, which produces MNTISVKGRPVTVRGVRQPGAKPDETLDVVWVRDYSEIQARLDKASDEVKTAHTNAGKVYSILDRCGFPVWIMGDDLKIVWCNSMYAQAVDAAREDVIERQIELFPHNIQPGTRALASRALGTGQPQTERHHLVVNGQRRLVEVTKAALEPEGESRSQIMGYAIDVTAEEEKDEALQRHTLAHNEVLENLATPIAVYGSDQRLEFYNRSYVRLWDHDENFLQSKPTLGEIMEDLRVRRRVPEYADFQRYKRERTALFTSLLEPREDMMHMPDGTALRIVTVPHPFGGLMFVHEDVTDKLALESSYNTLIAVQRETLDNLAEGIAVFGSDGRLKLSNPAFSRIWKMPQEDLESEPHISDLLERMKPFYHYDNWAKFKGEMISYTLDRTARAGRLDRADGAVIEFSTVPLPDGAVLNSYLDVTDTVKVEQALRASNAALATADRLKSEFVANVSYQLRTPLNTITGFAEILSNQYFGTLNERQLEYARTMMESSKRLKALIDDVLDLATIEAGRMMLDRRSVQVSQLLQAVSHLIGERARQQSLEIVVDCDAAVGSIEVDEKRIKQVLFNLVSNAIQYTPPGGRIVLQGRRQEQWVTLNVVDNGIGISSQDQERIWGKFERANPQARQSGAGLGLALVRSFVELHGGRIELKSQLNQGTTITCILPVRMPETQTADRRLAAE; this is translated from the coding sequence ATGAACACCATAAGCGTCAAGGGCCGCCCCGTTACGGTGCGCGGTGTGCGTCAGCCCGGTGCGAAACCGGATGAAACGCTCGATGTCGTATGGGTTCGCGATTACAGCGAGATCCAGGCGCGGCTCGACAAGGCCAGTGACGAGGTCAAGACCGCGCATACGAACGCCGGCAAGGTCTATTCGATCCTTGATCGCTGCGGCTTTCCGGTCTGGATCATGGGTGACGATCTCAAGATCGTCTGGTGTAACAGCATGTATGCGCAGGCGGTTGATGCCGCACGCGAAGATGTGATCGAACGGCAGATCGAGCTGTTCCCGCACAATATTCAGCCCGGCACGCGTGCGCTGGCTTCACGTGCACTTGGCACCGGCCAGCCGCAAACCGAACGGCACCATCTTGTTGTCAACGGGCAGCGCCGTCTTGTAGAGGTGACCAAGGCCGCGCTTGAGCCGGAAGGCGAGAGCCGTAGCCAGATCATGGGCTATGCCATCGACGTGACGGCGGAAGAGGAAAAAGACGAAGCGTTGCAGCGTCATACGCTGGCGCACAACGAAGTGCTTGAAAATCTCGCGACGCCTATCGCGGTTTACGGCTCCGATCAGCGGCTGGAATTTTACAACCGCTCCTATGTTCGGCTGTGGGACCATGACGAGAATTTCCTGCAATCGAAACCGACGCTGGGCGAGATCATGGAGGATTTGCGTGTGCGCCGCCGCGTGCCGGAATATGCCGATTTCCAGCGTTATAAGCGCGAACGCACCGCTCTGTTCACCTCGCTGCTCGAGCCGCGCGAGGATATGATGCATATGCCGGATGGCACGGCCTTGCGTATCGTGACCGTGCCGCACCCGTTCGGCGGGCTGATGTTCGTGCACGAAGACGTGACCGACAAGCTTGCGCTCGAATCTTCCTACAACACGCTGATCGCCGTGCAGCGCGAAACACTGGACAACCTGGCCGAGGGCATCGCCGTGTTCGGCTCTGACGGGCGGCTGAAGCTTTCCAACCCTGCCTTTTCGCGCATCTGGAAAATGCCGCAGGAAGATCTGGAGAGCGAGCCGCATATCAGCGACCTGCTGGAGCGCATGAAGCCCTTCTACCATTACGATAACTGGGCCAAGTTCAAGGGCGAGATGATCTCCTACACGCTTGACCGTACCGCGCGCGCCGGGCGGCTGGACCGCGCCGACGGCGCGGTGATCGAATTTTCCACGGTGCCGTTGCCGGATGGCGCGGTGCTGAACAGCTATCTTGACGTAACCGACACGGTGAAGGTGGAGCAGGCGCTGCGCGCCAGCAACGCTGCGCTGGCCACGGCGGACCGGCTGAAATCGGAATTTGTCGCCAACGTATCCTATCAGCTTCGCACACCGCTCAACACCATCACGGGTTTCGCGGAAATCCTCAGCAACCAGTATTTCGGCACGCTGAACGAACGCCAGCTCGAATATGCACGCACCATGATGGAAAGCAGCAAACGGCTCAAAGCGCTGATCGACGACGTGCTCGATCTCGCGACTATCGAAGCCGGGCGCATGATGCTCGATCGACGCAGCGTGCAGGTCTCGCAGCTTTTGCAGGCGGTCAGCCACCTGATCGGCGAGCGCGCGCGGCAGCAATCTCTGGAAATTGTGGTCGATTGCGACGCCGCCGTCGGCAGTATCGAAGTGGATGAAAAACGCATCAAACAGGTTCTGTTCAATCTCGTCAGCAACGCCATTCAATACACCCCGCCGGGCGGTCGCATCGTGCTGCAGGGCCGCAGACAGGAACAATGGGTTACGCTGAACGTGGTTGATAACGGCATCGGCATCTCGTCGCAGGATCAGGAGCGGATTTGGGGTAAGTTCGAACGCGCCAATCCGCAAGCGCGGCAAAGCGGTGCCGGGCTCGGCCTCGCGCTGGTCCGCAGCTTTGTCGAACTGCATGGCGGCAGGATCGAACTCAAGAGCCAATTGAACCAGGGCACCACCATCACCTGCATACTGCCGGTGCGCATGCCGGAAACGCAGACGGCCGACAGACGCCTGGCAGCGGAATAA
- the tsaE gene encoding tRNA (adenosine(37)-N6)-threonylcarbamoyltransferase complex ATPase subunit type 1 TsaE codes for MALPSPIKTLHLPKPAATETLAARLAPLLEPGDVLALHGALGVGKTTFARALVRVMMDDEALEVPSPTFTLVQTYETPLGTLWHFDLYRIKRPEEVAELGFDDARRGIMLVEWPERAGGMLSRARLDLVFTLSPHGKHSVELAGDALWQARLQQVVL; via the coding sequence ATGGCCCTTCCAAGCCCGATCAAGACCCTGCATTTACCCAAACCCGCCGCGACGGAAACGCTTGCCGCGCGGCTCGCGCCGTTGCTGGAGCCGGGCGATGTTTTGGCGCTGCATGGCGCGCTTGGGGTGGGCAAAACCACGTTCGCGCGCGCCCTTGTGCGGGTGATGATGGACGATGAAGCGCTTGAAGTGCCTTCGCCCACCTTTACGCTTGTGCAGACTTACGAAACGCCGCTGGGCACGCTCTGGCATTTCGATCTTTATCGTATCAAGCGGCCCGAAGAAGTGGCCGAGCTCGGTTTCGACGATGCGCGGCGCGGAATCATGCTGGTCGAGTGGCCGGAACGTGCAGGCGGCATGCTGTCGCGCGCGCGGCTTGATCTTGTGTTCACGCTTTCACCCCACGGGAAGCACAGCGTCGAGCTGGCGGGCGATGCGCTGTGGCAGGCGCGGTTGCAACAGGTGGTTTTATGA